A window of Leptospira hartskeerlii contains these coding sequences:
- a CDS encoding heavy metal translocating P-type ATPase, with amino-acid sequence MKVLENKTLCFHCNTEIDGVSIRRTEKGLEREYCCNGCAEISHLLLESGLDQFYQIRGTQSLEPIDKEVQKFSPEELDNESVYSEYLEKKNGPDSNVYITVTNLHCSACVWLIETVLTKTEGIQEARINFGTGRLKVGFDLSKIALGKIIKTIESLGYKAKLYSPLKAESKVEKPFQELSIRMIVAGFCWGNIMLFSASLYAGYFEGMEFNIKNLFHYISWIFATPVYFYSGYPFWKGAYESWKRKLLGMDTLLFAGVSLAYFYSIYVTISGKGEVYFDSVCTIYFFILLGKYFEAMIRYKAGAKIGELLSLLPEEYEVSKKGIWSKHSASSIERGDIVRLSLGSKAPVDGILESETAFFDESVLTGESKPIRKSSGAEIKAGSVSLSTDVKFQAKGNANESSLAQIGRILEDSLLTKPKIQRSTDKLAAIFIKVVLFVAIGTFIYWFKFHSTEDAILNTISVLIVACPCALGLSVPAALVISHLLQSKEGALVKNPESVEILAKANRIFFDKTGTLTTGKLELNAEKYFALEENRSKYREIAIRLESNSSHPIAKSIIEAFASDTPQFSEHIPGDDFTENLTGWNSYKEIPGEGMEAKFQDKVYRIGKKNFAWENKPENDGWVHLSENGIPLVAWEFRDKARPEAKDSIQELKPFISNMEILSGDITSKVETLSKELGIQNFKANLTPIQKKERILEAQSSGEVVLMVGDGINDSACIAQADLGISMGMGSDLSLDKSDIILVKDKLDSLPKSILIARKTRRVILQNICLSLVYNSIMIPLAASGLMLPVICAGFMTLSSLTVVLNSISLKHRVFT; translated from the coding sequence TTGAAAGTATTAGAAAACAAAACATTATGTTTTCATTGTAATACTGAAATAGACGGGGTTTCCATACGTAGAACGGAAAAAGGATTAGAGAGAGAATATTGCTGTAATGGATGTGCGGAGATTTCCCATCTATTACTCGAAAGCGGACTCGATCAATTCTACCAGATCAGAGGGACCCAGTCCTTAGAACCGATTGATAAAGAAGTCCAAAAATTTTCTCCGGAAGAATTGGACAATGAATCCGTATATTCCGAATATTTAGAAAAGAAGAATGGTCCGGATTCAAACGTATATATCACGGTTACAAACCTGCATTGTTCCGCTTGTGTATGGTTGATTGAAACTGTTCTTACAAAAACGGAAGGGATCCAAGAAGCGAGGATCAATTTCGGAACCGGAAGACTCAAAGTAGGATTCGATCTTTCTAAGATCGCACTCGGAAAAATTATCAAAACAATCGAAAGTTTGGGATACAAAGCCAAACTTTATTCTCCACTAAAAGCGGAATCTAAAGTTGAAAAGCCCTTCCAAGAACTGAGCATTCGGATGATAGTGGCCGGCTTCTGCTGGGGAAATATCATGTTATTCTCCGCAAGCCTATATGCGGGATACTTCGAAGGAATGGAATTCAATATTAAGAATCTATTCCATTATATTTCCTGGATATTTGCTACTCCTGTATATTTCTACTCAGGCTATCCGTTCTGGAAAGGAGCTTACGAATCCTGGAAAAGAAAACTCCTTGGGATGGATACATTATTATTCGCAGGTGTAAGTCTCGCCTACTTCTATAGTATCTACGTAACCATTTCAGGAAAAGGAGAAGTTTACTTCGACTCGGTCTGCACTATTTATTTCTTTATTTTACTTGGAAAATACTTCGAGGCGATGATCCGTTACAAGGCGGGAGCAAAAATAGGAGAATTACTCTCTCTCCTTCCAGAAGAATACGAAGTTTCCAAAAAAGGGATTTGGTCTAAACATTCCGCTTCTTCTATTGAAAGAGGAGATATAGTCAGATTGTCTTTAGGAAGTAAAGCGCCTGTAGACGGGATCTTAGAATCCGAGACAGCATTTTTCGACGAATCCGTTTTGACTGGAGAAAGTAAGCCGATCAGAAAATCCTCGGGAGCGGAGATCAAAGCGGGTTCCGTTTCGCTTTCCACCGATGTAAAATTCCAAGCGAAAGGCAATGCAAACGAAAGTTCTCTCGCACAGATCGGCAGAATATTAGAAGATTCTTTATTAACAAAACCGAAAATCCAAAGAAGCACGGATAAACTGGCCGCAATATTCATAAAGGTTGTTCTATTCGTTGCGATCGGAACATTTATCTACTGGTTTAAATTCCATTCCACTGAAGATGCAATCTTAAATACGATCAGTGTATTGATAGTTGCCTGCCCTTGCGCGTTAGGATTGAGCGTTCCAGCAGCGCTTGTGATCAGCCACCTTCTTCAATCCAAAGAAGGTGCACTCGTTAAAAATCCTGAGTCTGTAGAAATTTTAGCAAAAGCAAATCGGATCTTCTTCGATAAAACCGGCACCTTGACTACGGGCAAACTGGAACTAAATGCGGAGAAATATTTCGCATTGGAAGAAAATCGTTCTAAGTATAGAGAAATCGCAATTCGATTAGAATCCAATTCTTCCCATCCGATCGCAAAATCGATCATTGAGGCGTTCGCAAGCGATACACCGCAGTTCTCTGAGCATATTCCTGGCGATGATTTTACAGAAAATCTCACAGGTTGGAACTCCTACAAAGAAATTCCAGGGGAAGGAATGGAGGCCAAATTCCAAGACAAGGTATATCGCATAGGAAAGAAAAATTTTGCCTGGGAAAATAAACCCGAAAACGACGGATGGGTGCATCTTTCCGAAAACGGTATTCCATTAGTCGCCTGGGAATTTAGGGATAAAGCAAGACCAGAAGCAAAGGACTCAATCCAAGAATTAAAACCATTCATTTCTAACATGGAAATATTATCGGGTGATATTACATCCAAAGTGGAAACGCTCTCCAAAGAACTCGGGATCCAAAACTTTAAAGCAAATCTAACTCCGATCCAAAAGAAAGAGAGGATCTTAGAGGCTCAGTCTTCCGGAGAAGTAGTCCTCATGGTAGGAGACGGGATCAACGATTCTGCATGTATTGCGCAGGCGGATCTCGGTATTTCTATGGGAATGGGTTCGGATCTTTCCTTGGATAAATCCGATATTATTCTCGTAAAAGATAAATTGGACTCTCTTCCAAAATCGATATTGATCGCCAGAAAAACAAGAAGAGTCATTCTTCAAAATATCTGTCTTTCATTAGTTTATAATTCCATAATGATCCCATTGGCAGCAAGCGGATTAATGCTTCCTGTGATCTGTGCGGGTTTTATGACATTGAGCTCCTTGACAGTAGTATTAAATTCCATTTCTTTAAAACATAGGGTATTTACATGA
- the ccoS gene encoding cbb3-type cytochrome oxidase assembly protein CcoS has translation MNALYLTIPIALVISFGAFYVFLLNFKSGQYEDIEGPKYRMLFEEDKQEKSN, from the coding sequence ATGAACGCTTTGTATCTGACTATTCCGATCGCACTCGTGATCTCCTTCGGAGCATTTTACGTATTCCTACTCAATTTCAAGTCGGGCCAATACGAAGACATCGAAGGCCCGAAATACAGGATGTTATTTGAAGAAGATAAACAGGAAAAATCGAATTAG
- a CDS encoding sulfite exporter TauE/SafE family protein, with translation MELTSAILFGSFLNGLTGSFHCLGMCGPLAGSLNLTISPADKKTSPVLLQILYNLGRLVSYTSIGLGFGFLGKVTNQSLSLLLPAQEFAAWLGAVFILLFGVSILIQKDWTQNRFFSKVFSKVGSKLLKFRENKSPSSRLAIGFMFGMLTGFLPCGILYPAFVMAFATGSPLFGALSMFFFFLGTFPLLFGFGLGFRMILAKFGKDKLKLAGFAIILLSISLMLFRMNHIHNHSESGEKMEEGGAHHHHH, from the coding sequence ATGGAACTGACTTCTGCGATATTATTCGGATCTTTTTTAAACGGGTTAACAGGCTCTTTTCATTGTTTGGGAATGTGCGGACCTTTAGCTGGGAGTTTAAATCTTACAATTTCTCCGGCCGACAAAAAAACAAGTCCGGTCCTATTACAAATTTTGTATAATCTGGGAAGATTGGTCTCTTACACTTCTATCGGATTAGGTTTTGGATTTTTAGGAAAAGTAACAAACCAAAGCCTTTCTCTATTACTTCCTGCTCAAGAGTTTGCGGCCTGGCTCGGAGCCGTATTTATACTGCTCTTTGGAGTTTCAATTCTCATCCAAAAGGATTGGACTCAAAATAGATTTTTCTCCAAAGTATTTTCGAAGGTTGGATCCAAACTTTTAAAATTCAGAGAGAATAAGAGCCCAAGTTCTCGCTTAGCGATCGGATTTATGTTCGGGATGCTAACAGGATTTTTACCTTGTGGGATCTTATATCCCGCGTTCGTAATGGCATTCGCGACAGGTTCGCCCTTGTTCGGCGCCCTTAGTATGTTTTTCTTCTTTTTAGGGACTTTTCCCCTACTTTTCGGATTCGGATTAGGATTCAGAATGATCTTGGCAAAATTCGGAAAAGATAAACTCAAACTCGCAGGGTTTGCGATCATTCTTCTTTCTATTTCCTTAATGTTATTCAGAATGAATCATATTCATAACCATTCTGAATCCGGAGAAAAAATGGAAGAAGGCGGCGCTCATCACCACCATCACTAA
- a CDS encoding dienelactone hydrolase — MVRYDIQTTLDFQVNRVQLKGELFIPSQAVFLAVLVLDEKDDKFTDRFSKMRNFLNERGVATLFLKGLLTQEEREIHANRSDVNLLSDRLSEITKQIRNIEGASSLKISYIGSSSIASRMFRAAGNADTQVESLILIGNGLQEYSGKFLNTSVLNILGELDFTGRIVNRSVLSKIETSIKKVYFVPGSPSHFEDSSKWFLVSEAIQKWYLFPEKRSREFSEF, encoded by the coding sequence ATGGTTCGGTATGATATTCAAACCACTCTAGACTTTCAGGTAAATCGGGTCCAACTAAAAGGAGAACTTTTTATTCCTAGCCAGGCTGTATTTTTAGCAGTTCTGGTTTTGGATGAAAAGGACGACAAATTTACGGATCGATTTTCTAAGATGAGGAATTTCCTTAATGAAAGGGGAGTGGCCACTCTTTTTCTAAAAGGTCTATTGACCCAAGAAGAAAGAGAGATCCACGCCAATCGTTCCGATGTCAATCTTCTGTCGGATCGCCTTTCCGAGATCACTAAGCAGATCAGAAATATCGAAGGCGCAAGTTCATTGAAAATTTCTTATATCGGTTCTTCTTCAATTGCGAGTAGAATGTTCCGTGCTGCTGGAAACGCGGATACTCAGGTGGAAAGTCTCATACTAATAGGAAATGGTCTTCAAGAATACAGCGGTAAGTTTTTGAATACTTCCGTATTGAATATTTTAGGTGAACTCGATTTTACGGGTAGAATAGTGAATCGTTCCGTCCTTTCTAAAATTGAGACTTCTATCAAAAAAGTCTATTTTGTGCCGGGATCCCCCAGTCATTTTGAAGATAGTAGCAAGTGGTTTCTAGTTTCAGAAGCAATACAGAAATGGTATCTCTTCCCTGAGAAAAGATCCAGGGAATTCTCCGAATTTTAA
- a CDS encoding Crp/Fnr family transcriptional regulator → MTSAVKIETETHRVLPREIFPKENLLHHELNFTRRKISKNEILFSQGEQANGFYIVETGSIRSYRTSGSGEKQHTFKIYHPGNWVGIRDAAIGGNFLHHAVALVESTVLFVEEEELRRLLNSDSEFQNSVFRQVTIEAVEAENKIYSLGTRQVHAKLSEFLLQLSESQDSEEDLPFTREIMASMIGVTTETLVRALADFKSRGWVEIDKRKIVIKNEEALLRLLD, encoded by the coding sequence ATGACCAGCGCAGTAAAAATCGAAACTGAGACACACCGAGTTTTACCAAGGGAAATTTTTCCAAAAGAAAACCTTCTCCACCATGAACTTAATTTTACCCGTAGGAAGATTTCCAAAAACGAGATCTTATTCTCTCAAGGGGAACAGGCCAACGGATTTTATATAGTCGAGACCGGTTCCATCCGATCTTATAGAACTTCCGGTTCCGGAGAAAAACAGCATACATTCAAAATTTATCATCCAGGGAACTGGGTAGGGATCAGAGACGCTGCCATCGGCGGGAATTTTTTGCACCATGCAGTCGCACTTGTTGAATCAACAGTACTCTTTGTGGAAGAAGAAGAACTTCGAAGACTATTAAACTCAGATTCCGAATTCCAAAACTCGGTGTTTAGACAAGTGACTATCGAGGCGGTGGAAGCGGAGAATAAGATCTATTCTCTGGGAACTCGTCAAGTTCACGCGAAACTTTCAGAATTTTTATTACAATTATCAGAATCCCAAGACTCGGAAGAAGATCTTCCATTCACTCGCGAGATCATGGCATCCATGATCGGAGTGACTACAGAGACCTTGGTGCGCGCCTTGGCTGATTTTAAAAGCAGAGGTTGGGTGGAGATAGATAAAAGAAAAATAGTGATCAAAAATGAAGAGGCTCTTCTTCGTTTATTGGATTAA
- a CDS encoding MBL fold metallo-hydrolase RNA specificity domain-containing protein: protein MGNQNERLVSLQFLGGVGTVTGSKYLLKAFGKTILIDCGLFQGEKKLRLLNWDSDQFFPTEIDHILLTHGHLDHCGYLPRAVKKGFRGKIFGTKPTLEVSNIVLRDSAKLQEEDAELANSGGYSKHKPAFPLYDSDDAEKTIKLFHAVEIGEWFDLEPNIRFRFRYNGHILGASFIELKIGNKTLIFSGDIGRDEDPLLFPPEKPEEGDIVLIESTYGNRIHRGNPIKRLAQLIHEFSTSKGTIIIPCFAVERIQAVMYLIWKLMKEGEIPNIPVYMDSPMGSKVLDLFNIYGSEWHKLKEDELAELKEDIICITESSETKKIVSKRGPKIVIAGSGMATGGRVLSYLEHSLGDPNSLVLFVGYQAKETRGNKLLRGDTEIKIRGKYHEVRCDVQNIDGLSAHADQTELINWLSKIKTPPKEVFIVHGEEDASRLLGNRIRNVYGWETKIPERGEVFEFEV, encoded by the coding sequence GTGGGGAATCAGAACGAACGTCTCGTTAGCTTACAATTTTTAGGAGGAGTAGGAACTGTCACAGGTTCTAAATACCTTTTAAAAGCATTCGGTAAGACCATACTGATCGATTGTGGGCTTTTCCAAGGTGAGAAAAAGCTGAGACTTCTAAACTGGGATTCTGACCAATTTTTTCCGACTGAAATTGATCATATTCTACTTACGCATGGACATTTGGACCATTGCGGATATTTGCCTAGAGCCGTCAAAAAGGGATTTAGGGGCAAAATATTCGGTACAAAACCTACATTAGAAGTATCTAATATAGTTCTGAGAGACAGCGCAAAATTACAGGAAGAAGACGCTGAACTTGCAAATTCAGGCGGGTATTCCAAACATAAACCCGCTTTTCCTTTATACGATAGTGATGATGCAGAAAAGACAATCAAACTATTTCACGCGGTAGAAATAGGTGAATGGTTCGATCTAGAACCTAATATACGATTTCGTTTTAGATATAACGGGCATATTTTAGGAGCAAGTTTCATTGAATTGAAGATTGGGAATAAGACACTTATTTTTTCAGGAGATATCGGAAGAGACGAGGACCCACTTCTATTTCCTCCGGAAAAGCCGGAAGAAGGAGATATTGTTCTAATCGAATCCACTTATGGAAATCGGATACACAGAGGAAATCCGATCAAACGTTTGGCGCAACTGATCCATGAATTCTCCACTTCAAAAGGAACTATTATCATTCCATGTTTTGCGGTAGAGAGAATACAAGCGGTCATGTATCTGATCTGGAAATTGATGAAAGAGGGAGAGATCCCGAATATTCCTGTCTACATGGATTCTCCCATGGGTTCTAAAGTTTTAGATTTATTTAATATTTATGGAAGCGAATGGCATAAGCTTAAAGAAGACGAATTAGCCGAACTCAAAGAAGATATAATTTGTATTACTGAATCTTCCGAAACCAAAAAAATAGTGAGCAAAAGAGGTCCTAAAATTGTGATCGCCGGAAGTGGGATGGCCACCGGAGGTCGTGTTCTTTCCTATTTAGAACATTCTTTAGGGGATCCTAATTCTTTAGTATTATTCGTTGGTTACCAAGCAAAGGAGACAAGAGGTAACAAATTGCTCAGAGGAGACACTGAGATCAAGATCCGAGGTAAATACCACGAAGTTAGATGCGACGTTCAGAATATAGACGGCTTATCTGCTCACGCAGACCAAACTGAGCTCATCAATTGGTTATCCAAGATCAAAACCCCGCCTAAAGAAGTGTTTATTGTGCATGGAGAAGAGGACGCAAGTAGGCTTCTGGGGAATCGGATCCGCAATGTATATGGCTGGGAAACTAAGATCCCGGAAAGAGGAGAAGTTTTCGAATTCGAAGTATAA
- a CDS encoding LytR/AlgR family response regulator transcription factor, which yields MAEWKTLIVEDEAPTRELLVNYCLARPELKLVKVAKDGEEALEYLQNEEFHLAFLDINLPILSGLDILERLENPPYIIFITALRDKAIEAFEFGVIDYLLKPFSKERFFKAVDRAVDILGNEAGKPVKNVFNEHGLFILEKENHFLIPYGEITYISSRDNFSVVHTEKRQYVTYKSLKSLEQKLPPGKFLRIYKQYIINLEKLSHLQSDNMGNYSVHLKDDDETQLPVGRKYISKIKELL from the coding sequence ATGGCCGAATGGAAAACACTTATCGTTGAGGACGAAGCGCCTACCAGGGAATTACTTGTTAATTATTGTTTAGCCCGTCCCGAATTAAAATTAGTCAAAGTCGCGAAAGATGGGGAAGAAGCTCTGGAATATCTCCAGAATGAGGAATTTCATCTTGCGTTTTTGGATATCAATCTTCCTATCCTTTCCGGTTTGGATATTTTGGAAAGACTGGAAAATCCTCCTTATATCATTTTTATTACTGCGTTAAGAGACAAAGCGATCGAGGCATTCGAATTTGGAGTGATCGATTATCTTCTTAAACCTTTTTCCAAAGAAAGGTTTTTTAAAGCGGTGGATCGGGCCGTGGATATTTTGGGGAATGAAGCGGGAAAACCCGTTAAGAATGTTTTTAACGAGCATGGACTTTTTATTTTAGAAAAGGAAAATCATTTTCTGATCCCATATGGAGAGATTACTTATATTTCTTCTCGAGATAATTTCAGCGTAGTGCATACGGAAAAAAGACAATATGTGACTTACAAGTCCTTAAAAAGTCTGGAGCAAAAACTTCCGCCCGGCAAGTTTTTGAGAATATATAAACAATACATAATCAACTTGGAAAAGTTATCCCATTTACAAAGTGATAATATGGGAAATTATTCGGTTCATTTAAAAGACGATGATGAAACTCAACTCCCGGTTGGAAGAAAATATATCTCCAAGATCAAGGAACTTCTCTAA
- a CDS encoding PAS domain S-box protein, whose product MGNERRLKDVLDNMPILFFSLDENLRPVSWNHECERVLGYSFIEILSDSNFSFGNLIPGRGEGESSGFDPGLLNSDFKNWELDLISKEGKSKLVSLSNISSEFPLFGSTSWFVGVDITRTKEIERELTSSLKELSDFQTALNAVSIVAITDKAGTIIYVNQNFCDISGYSRDELLGHTHRVVNSGYHPKEFFTDLWRTISKGKIWKGEIKNKAKDGRYYWVDTTISPILDGNGKPYQYLAIRNDITERKETEDKARHTENNLKILQDRMSPHFLFNTLSIIHSYLQTNPGLADSAILMLADNYRFLMDQANQQLVPFDIEWEFMENYLQLLKLRFSDFLEVESEKSGSFRQCLIPPLTLQPLVENSYIHGLRNKKGKGKISVKASIQDGKTMVTIRDNGTGLKDSNIKSRSIANISERLKFYLYGSEVKIENHPEGGAIVTISFTAAKN is encoded by the coding sequence ATGGGAAATGAAAGGCGACTGAAAGACGTTTTGGACAATATGCCTATCCTCTTCTTTTCCTTGGATGAGAACCTTAGGCCTGTTTCCTGGAACCATGAATGCGAAAGAGTTTTGGGATATTCTTTTATAGAGATCCTCAGCGACAGTAATTTCTCCTTTGGAAATTTGATCCCTGGAAGAGGAGAAGGTGAATCTTCAGGATTCGATCCGGGACTTTTGAATTCGGATTTTAAGAATTGGGAATTAGATCTGATCTCCAAAGAAGGAAAATCCAAGTTAGTTTCTCTTTCTAATATTTCGTCGGAGTTTCCACTTTTTGGTTCCACGAGTTGGTTTGTGGGAGTGGATATCACTCGGACCAAGGAGATCGAAAGAGAATTAACGAGCTCCTTGAAAGAACTTTCCGATTTTCAAACAGCGCTTAATGCGGTTTCTATTGTTGCGATTACCGACAAGGCCGGAACGATCATCTATGTGAACCAGAACTTTTGCGATATCAGCGGTTATTCCAGAGACGAATTATTAGGCCACACTCACCGCGTAGTCAATTCCGGCTATCATCCAAAGGAATTTTTTACCGACTTATGGAGAACTATTTCCAAAGGAAAGATTTGGAAAGGGGAAATAAAGAACAAAGCAAAAGACGGAAGATACTATTGGGTAGATACTACAATCTCTCCCATTTTAGACGGTAACGGAAAACCCTACCAATACTTGGCGATCCGTAACGATATCACCGAAAGAAAAGAAACGGAAGACAAGGCTAGACATACCGAAAACAATCTGAAGATCCTTCAGGATAGGATGAGTCCGCACTTTCTTTTTAATACATTGAGTATCATCCATTCTTATTTGCAGACGAATCCTGGACTTGCGGATTCGGCAATACTAATGCTTGCGGACAATTATAGATTCTTAATGGATCAGGCAAATCAGCAGCTTGTTCCTTTCGATATAGAATGGGAGTTTATGGAGAATTATCTTCAGCTTTTGAAACTCAGATTTTCCGACTTCTTGGAGGTCGAATCCGAAAAGTCTGGAAGTTTCAGGCAATGTCTGATCCCACCTTTGACCCTTCAACCTTTGGTAGAAAATTCGTACATACACGGTTTAAGAAATAAAAAAGGGAAGGGAAAGATAAGCGTCAAAGCCTCCATACAAGATGGCAAGACGATGGTGACGATTCGGGATAATGGAACAGGATTAAAGGATTCCAATATTAAATCCCGAAGTATCGCAAACATCTCCGAACGTCTAAAATTTTATCTTTACGGTTCGGAAGTGAAGATCGAGAATCATCCAGAGGGGGGCGCGATCGTCACGATCAGCTTTACAGCCGCAAAAAATTAG
- a CDS encoding Hsp20/alpha crystallin family protein, which produces MNSITKPTDHFLNLSNLDHFFQSWNDVLNRNTLHHIPAVNVVKTKEGYEMDFAAPGLEKGDFKIDLEGDQLTVSAEKKSESKIEEKSYSKREYNYSSFSRTFNLPDNAIKDQISAKYENGVLKLTIPRKELEAPKKTVKIGVN; this is translated from the coding sequence ATGAATAGTATTACAAAACCGACGGATCATTTTTTGAATCTTTCCAATTTGGATCATTTCTTCCAATCCTGGAACGATGTATTGAATAGAAACACTTTACACCATATTCCCGCCGTAAACGTGGTGAAGACCAAAGAAGGATATGAAATGGATTTTGCTGCTCCCGGATTGGAAAAAGGAGATTTTAAGATCGATTTAGAAGGCGATCAACTCACGGTAAGTGCGGAAAAAAAATCCGAATCCAAAATAGAGGAAAAATCCTACAGTAAAAGGGAATATAATTATTCGTCTTTTAGCAGGACATTCAACCTTCCGGATAACGCAATCAAGGATCAAATTTCCGCAAAATATGAGAATGGCGTATTGAAGCTCACAATTCCAAGAAAGGAATTAGAAGCTCCGAAAAAAACCGTAAAGATCGGAGTAAACTGA
- a CDS encoding HdeD family acid-resistance protein, with the protein MTNITTQESKHWWLQILVGVLWITTGIVTILFPGQSFLVLALAFSVILAATGASHIIFSLYNRKHTEIFIWNLVVGILDILIGSLLFIHPEITAVTLPFVFGFLLIFRSVSLISFSIEIRRLRNSHWGYVLVLGISTFLFAIFVLFFPLIGIFTIIFWTGIGFLVSGLGNLYLGWKEFKIERSR; encoded by the coding sequence ATGACAAACATAACGACACAAGAATCCAAACATTGGTGGCTCCAAATATTAGTCGGAGTTCTATGGATCACGACTGGTATAGTAACCATTCTATTTCCAGGCCAAAGCTTTTTAGTATTAGCCCTCGCTTTTTCCGTTATTTTAGCCGCCACCGGGGCAAGCCATATCATCTTTTCTTTATACAATAGAAAACATACTGAGATATTTATCTGGAATTTAGTCGTAGGGATCTTAGACATTCTGATCGGTTCTCTATTATTCATCCATCCGGAGATCACCGCAGTCACACTTCCCTTCGTATTTGGATTTTTACTGATATTTCGCTCAGTTTCCTTAATATCATTTTCTATAGAAATACGCAGACTCAGGAACTCTCATTGGGGATATGTTCTTGTCTTAGGGATTTCCACGTTCCTTTTTGCGATATTCGTATTGTTCTTTCCTTTGATCGGTATATTCACGATCATATTCTGGACCGGTATCGGATTCTTAGTGTCCGGTTTGGGAAATTTATACCTAGGGTGGAAAGAGTTCAAGATAGAAAGATCTAGATAA
- a CDS encoding NAD-dependent epimerase/dehydratase family protein, which produces MKLRVIITGSTGMVGEGVLLECLEDPNVEKILLLNRKSYGIDHPKVEEVLHSDFSDISSIKDKLKGYNACFFCSGVSSIGLKEEEFFRLTHTITLHVASTLASLNPNMSFSYISGAGTDSTENGKTMWARVKGKTENDLLKLPFAKVYNFRPGYMHPTPGAKNTLSGYKYIGWSFPILRTIFPKRVSTLKQLAVAMIRASENGYSKNTIEVEDILELSKS; this is translated from the coding sequence ATGAAATTAAGAGTAATCATTACAGGTTCTACCGGAATGGTGGGAGAAGGAGTTCTGTTGGAATGTTTGGAAGATCCGAATGTGGAAAAGATACTTCTGCTGAACAGAAAGTCGTACGGGATAGATCATCCTAAAGTTGAGGAAGTTTTACATTCAGATTTTTCGGATATATCTTCGATCAAAGATAAATTGAAAGGGTATAACGCATGCTTTTTCTGTTCGGGAGTCTCTTCCATAGGCTTAAAGGAAGAAGAATTCTTTAGACTCACTCATACTATAACTTTGCATGTGGCAAGCACTCTGGCTTCTTTAAATCCTAATATGAGTTTTTCTTATATTTCAGGAGCAGGTACAGATAGCACTGAAAATGGAAAAACGATGTGGGCAAGAGTAAAAGGCAAGACGGAAAATGATCTATTAAAACTTCCTTTTGCAAAAGTATATAATTTCCGTCCCGGTTATATGCATCCGACGCCAGGAGCAAAAAATACTTTATCAGGTTATAAGTATATTGGCTGGAGTTTTCCGATTTTAAGAACGATTTTCCCGAAACGTGTTTCGACTTTGAAACAACTCGCAGTTGCCATGATCCGCGCAAGTGAAAATGGTTATAGTAAGAATACTATAGAAGTGGAAGACATTCTGGAATTGTCCAAATCCTAA